The Pseudomonas fluorescens genome segment GGATCGGCGCGACTCCGGCGCTGGCGCTGTCGTTACTGCCGCCGGCGATCCGGCAATGGACGGCGCAATTCCCGGACATCGCCTGCGAACTGTCGAGCGCCCACAGCCGCGAGCTGATGCAGAACCTGCTGATGCGCGAAGTGGATGTGGCCCTGACGTTGCAGTTGCCGGACCATCCGGGGCTAAAGGCCGAAGCGCTGGCCTCGGGGGTTCTGGTGGCGCTAGCGCCGAAGGGTTATTGGCCGGAGGAAGATGCCGGCCAGCCGTTGCCGCTGATGGCACTGGCCGGGGCGCCGCTGATCGGGCTGTCCAGCGCCGATCCGCTGGCCGCGCGGCTCGACAGTTATCTGGAGGCGGTCGAGCCGCCACCCCGGGTGCGGATTGCGGTACAGACGTATTCGCTGGCGCGTGCGATGGTGGAGTCCGGCGCCGGGGTGGCGGTGATCGATCCGTTCACCGCGCTGGGGGCTTCGCCGACCAGCACCGTAATCCGCCCGTTGGCGCCGCCCTTGCCGATCACGCTGTACGCCGTGACCCGCGCCACCGAACCATCACCCCATACGCTGAATGATTTGCTGGAGATTTTCAGTCAGCGCGCCGGCGAACAACTCGGCCGCCTGATGGGCATTTAAAGGACGTAAAACAGAATCGCCACAAAGTGCAGCAGGCTCCCGGCGATCACAAACAGATGCCAGATCCCGTGGGCATGCCGCAACCGGTGATCAAGGGCAAAAAAGATGATCCCCACGGTGTACAACACGCCGCCCGACGCCAGCCAGGCAAACCCCGCCGTCCCCAGCGCGACGATCAGCGGCTTGACCGCCACCAGCACGATCCAGCCCATCACCGCGTAGATCACGATCGACAGGATCCGCGCCTCCGAGCGCGGCTTGATTTCTTGCAGGATGCCTATCAGCGCCAGGCCCCAGACAATCCCGAACAGCGTCCAGCCCCACGGCCCACGCAGGGTCACCAGGCAGAACGGCGTGTAACTGCCGGCGATCAGCAGGTAGATCGAAAAGTGATCGACCTTCTTCATGATCGCTTTCTTGCGACCGCGCACGCTGTGGTACACGGTGGATGCGCTGTAGAGCACCAGCAAAGTGAAGGCGTAAATCGCCACGCTGACGATCTTCCACGGGCTGCCGTCGAGGCTGGCAATCACCAGCATCCACACGCCCCCGACAAACGCCGCTACCGCCCCGACCAGATGCGTCCAGGCGTTCAGTTTTTCTCCGTGATACATGTGTCACACACCTCGATTTCATTACCGCAGCGCGCAAGG includes the following:
- the trhA gene encoding PAQR family membrane homeostasis protein TrhA, with amino-acid sequence MYHGEKLNAWTHLVGAVAAFVGGVWMLVIASLDGSPWKIVSVAIYAFTLLVLYSASTVYHSVRGRKKAIMKKVDHFSIYLLIAGSYTPFCLVTLRGPWGWTLFGIVWGLALIGILQEIKPRSEARILSIVIYAVMGWIVLVAVKPLIVALGTAGFAWLASGGVLYTVGIIFFALDHRLRHAHGIWHLFVIAGSLLHFVAILFYVL
- a CDS encoding LysR family transcriptional regulator, whose amino-acid sequence is MRLRHIEIFQAIRQTGSISAAAQLLHVSQPAVTKVLQHAEQQLGFPLFLRVRGKLQATPEALELEREVDKVTESLQGVRRLAQSLRREPGHSLRIGATPALALSLLPPAIRQWTAQFPDIACELSSAHSRELMQNLLMREVDVALTLQLPDHPGLKAEALASGVLVALAPKGYWPEEDAGQPLPLMALAGAPLIGLSSADPLAARLDSYLEAVEPPPRVRIAVQTYSLARAMVESGAGVAVIDPFTALGASPTSTVIRPLAPPLPITLYAVTRATEPSPHTLNDLLEIFSQRAGEQLGRLMGI